DNA from Lentibacillus amyloliquefaciens:
GCTAAACTCTAAGTTAGATGTAATGACAAGGCTGCGCTGTTCATACCAATCAGATATGAGCTGAAATAGTAATTCAGCACCATCCTTGCTAAACGGAACGTAGCCCATTTCATCCAAAATGATCATACTAACTTTATTAAACTTGTTGCGAAATTGTTGGTAGCGTCCTTCTCTCCACGATTTCTCAAGCAATTCTACCAAATCGGCCACTCGATAAAAACGAACATCATATCCATTTCTACAAGCTTTCCTGCCCAATGCAGTCACAAGATGCGATTTTCCGGTGCCTGGCGCTCCAGTCAATACTAAATTCTCTTTTCTATCTATAAAATGGAGCGATTCGAGTGCGTTTCTGTCAAGTTGTGGAGGGAATCGTACATGATCACTCCACTGATAATTTTCTAATTCCTTTTCATTCATAAACTTAGCCTTTTTGATTAATCGTTCGCCTTTTGCGGCTTCTCTTAAATCCAATTCTTCCTGTAATAGTGTTGTTAAGAACTGCTCTGGATTTTCAAAAGGTACTTTCTCATACACATCTGCCACATGTGCTAATCGTAGTGCTTTACATTTTTCACGTATTGAATTAGACATGTGACACCTCCACCTTGGTTTGCCTATTTTCCGTAGGTTGAAGTGAGTCGTAAATGCTCCAATTCACATCATAAGGATGATCAATGGTGTTCTGGAATGATTCTCCTTCCACTTCCTCGATAGGTGCTAATTCATAGAATCTATCATTTATTTCCACCATGTCATACTTGGTTATGAAACTAAAAAGCCATTTAACCCGCTCTTTTCGCAGTTCCATCGATTCAATATTTAAGTGATGGGCGATCCTTCCAGGTAAATAAGGGAAATACCGTGAATAGACAATGGACCTTGGTTTTCGCATCCAATTATTTAGTATCGATTTCCATATGCCCTTTCTCATTTCCTTTTCTCGCATTGCAGGCTTGTGGCTCAAATCCATAATGGCTGCTGAAACGTTGAAAGGCATCTGTGAAAATAGTTTCCTGCCCTCGTCCTCTAGCTTGAACCACTGCAGCTGAAAGATTATCCAATCGCAGCTTTCTTGGAACACATCCAGCCTGTACCAAAAGCATTTTAATGCCTTCTAAAAAACATTCCTGATTTTCTGCAGGTAAAGGAACTACTAATCCACCATTACTATATGGGAAACTCATAATTAAACAATGAACATCTTTCACTTTTCCCTCTTGCACAACCTCTGTGACGCCAAAGTCTATCTGGGCTTCCGCCGGTGGATGTGTTAGCCTTTCTGCTTCTTCTTTTATTTCATCAGACTCATCTAACACCTTATCTTTCCACTCTTTTACATAGACGCATACCGTCCGGTATGAACCTGGAAAACCTAACTTCTGTAGCTGTTCAAAAATGTTTTTATTATTTCTTCTTAATTTCTTTTTAAGCGCATAGTCCTCTGTTAACCAATCCGATACAATTTCGCCCCACTTTTCTTCATATATCATTCCTCTCTTTTTCGTTTCTCCTTCCTTCGGTAACTGATCCTCATCCGCATACTTCTTCACCGTTTCCCAACAAAAACCAGTACGTTTTACCATCTCGTTGATCGATAGTGATTTAATATTCCTTAATTTTTTGATATGATTAATTTCAGGCATTGCCAGCATTCCTTTCATTACTCCCATCATTAACAGTTTAGTCACTATTAACGATAGGGTTTTTTGGTCGGGCTGGCAAGCCTTTTTTATTTGTGCAACCTTCTAAGATTTTGGTTGCAATACTCTCTACTTTTATTATGCACTAAACAAAAACCCGGATAACACATTTCAAAATACATCTCTACACGGTAAAATAGCATTTAAATTAAAAAGTATTTTCGCAAAGCAATTTTGACCCTTTTTATCAATACTTTTAGGGCAATGGCAATATTTATTGCCACTTGGTTATTATCGTACTAATACGAATGATAAAATATCAATTTTTCCCTTAAAAAGGTTGTTATGACAGTAAAAATAGCGCACTAAATGTTATGTGATTTAGTACGCTAAATGTATTTCTTTTTTTATTTTTTCCCCACTGTAAGTGAACTACTTAGAATTTAGTTGACGTGCTATTCCTCTTTTAATAAGGCCTTAAGATTAAGCTAGCTTAATTTCCTTTACCTTATCAGCATCCAATTTCTTGATTGTCGCAACGATCAGTTTTACGGCATTTTCAAAATCATCACGATGCAATATGGCAGCATGTGTATGAATATAACGCGTTGCAATGGTTATTGACAAAGACGGGACGCCATCCGCTGTTAAATGAATGGAGCCTGAGTCTGTGCCACCGCCTGCCATAGAAGCAAATTGGTATGGAATTTTTTGCTCATCCGCAGTATCGACAACTAAATCACGAACACCTTTGTTCGGTACCATTGATGCATCATAAATAATGATTTGCGGTCCTTTACCAAGCTTACTGTCAGCATCTTTGTCTGAAACGCCTGGCATATCACCGGCAATCCCAACATCGACGCCAAAGCCGATATCGGGTCCAATAGCATGTGCTGAAGTACGTGCACCGCGCAAGCCCACTTCTTCTTGGGTGGTTCCGACGCCATAAACAATGTTAGGGTGTTTTTCCCCTTTCAGTTGTTTAAGAACTTCAATCGCAATCGCGCAGCCAATCCGGTTATCCCAAGCCTTGGCCATCAACAATTTTTCGTTTTTCATTTGTGTGAACTCAAAGTAAGGGACAATCGAATCACCGGGCCGTACACCAAATTCCTCGGCCTCTTCCCTGCTTGATGCACCAATATCAATAAACATATTTTTAATCTCAACCGGCTTTTTACGTTCTTCAGCACCTAAGACATGAGGCGGCTTGGATCCAATCAATCCGGTCACATCCCCGCGGGCAGTCATAACTGTCACCCGCTGCGCCAGCATAACTTGACTCCACCAGCCGCCGACTGTTTGAAAATAGACAAAACCTTTGTCGTCAATACGGGTAACCATAAAGCCAACCTCATCCAAATGACCGGCAACCATAATTTTCGGTCCGTTCTCCTCACCGGTCTTCTCAGCAATCAGACTACCCAAGTTATCTGTATACACGTCATCTGCATAAGGTGTTATATAATTTTCCATAACTTCTCTTGGTTCTTTTTCATTTCCCGGGATCCCCCGCGCATCAGTTAAATCTTTGAGCATCGTATTTGTTTCATCCAGCTTTGCCATATGTAAGGCCCTCCTTCTATTTCCTCTTTATTATAACGTCAGAAAGTTAAATAACAAAATATTTCTGTCAGTATCCCTGGTCCTGGCGTTCATAATTGATTTCGTTTTTACTCATATAAGCATCTTTAACAGCTTCTTCATCGAATCCGAGTAATACTCCCAGCTGCAAGAAATGTTCAAACAGTTTTTTATAATTTTCTTCCAGAGGGTTCCGATAAAATGCAACACATGAATCATAGACAAGATTGAACTGTCCGGTTTCATCTTTTTCGGAGCGTGGTATCGAATTGGAACTGTAGTGAAACCCTTTTTCCAGTCCTAAAGATAAAATGAAATGAAGACCGTCAACATATTCTTCCAAAATGACAGACTGCTTATTTCTTGGTTTCGTGCTCCAAAACTTGAAACACCTTGTTTCGTTAGCAAGCTCCCCCAGTTCGACGAGCAATGCTAAATATTTTTCCCGGAAAACATCTTCGTTCATCAGCCCATGCTCGTTTTCAATATAAGCATCCAGCTGTTTTTGCATCGTGTATAGCTCTGAGTAGTCCATTTTCTTTACCCCATTTCAATCTACATTTAAAATGATTGTAGCATGAAAGTACAATAATAGTGAAACCTCTTAGATCCTTAAATCGTATTACATGATATCAAATGTAACAGGGAGACTGTTAATATGGTTGTTCTTTTATTCCGATTGCTTATTCTCATCGCCTTCATTTTGGTTGTCTACACCATTATTCAATATTTCCGGAATCCGGGCAGGAAGCTGCAAATTGCAAAAGCCGCCAATACGTTCTACATGGTTGATGACCAGGGCAACTCCAAGAAAAATATCCAATTTGTATATAAAGGCTGCCTTTTTGAAGGGGAAAAATATATTGGTGCCACTGAAGAAGCGTTCGAAGTGGTTGACATCCATATTTTCGCCCGTGATACGGATGAGCTGGAAGGTATAACCCGGGACGATTTATATTTTATCGAAAAAGAATTGCTGATGCGCTATCCATATGCCGCAATCACATGGAAATACCCAATCAACAAATTGGTTTTAACAACGATTGAGTGACGTAAAATGCTGTATCTCATGGTTTGAAACAAAAAGCGCACCCGGGGTGGATGCGCTTTTTCATTAGGTGCTTACTTGGAAGAAGTCAGTCCATTTGATAATAATTTCTTTTCTACGAAGGATGTATAGTAACGGCAGTAAA
Protein-coding regions in this window:
- a CDS encoding M42 family metallopeptidase; the protein is MAKLDETNTMLKDLTDARGIPGNEKEPREVMENYITPYADDVYTDNLGSLIAEKTGEENGPKIMVAGHLDEVGFMVTRIDDKGFVYFQTVGGWWSQVMLAQRVTVMTARGDVTGLIGSKPPHVLGAEERKKPVEIKNMFIDIGASSREEAEEFGVRPGDSIVPYFEFTQMKNEKLLMAKAWDNRIGCAIAIEVLKQLKGEKHPNIVYGVGTTQEEVGLRGARTSAHAIGPDIGFGVDVGIAGDMPGVSDKDADSKLGKGPQIIIYDASMVPNKGVRDLVVDTADEQKIPYQFASMAGGGTDSGSIHLTADGVPSLSITIATRYIHTHAAILHRDDFENAVKLIVATIKKLDADKVKEIKLA
- the istA gene encoding IS21 family transposase, which translates into the protein MMGVMKGMLAMPEINHIKKLRNIKSLSINEMVKRTGFCWETVKKYADEDQLPKEGETKKRGMIYEEKWGEIVSDWLTEDYALKKKLRRNNKNIFEQLQKLGFPGSYRTVCVYVKEWKDKVLDESDEIKEEAERLTHPPAEAQIDFGVTEVVQEGKVKDVHCLIMSFPYSNGGLVVPLPAENQECFLEGIKMLLVQAGCVPRKLRLDNLSAAVVQARGRGQETIFTDAFQRFSSHYGFEPQACNARKGNEKGHMEIDTK
- the istB gene encoding IS21-like element helper ATPase IstB, translating into MSNSIREKCKALRLAHVADVYEKVPFENPEQFLTTLLQEELDLREAAKGERLIKKAKFMNEKELENYQWSDHVRFPPQLDRNALESLHFIDRKENLVLTGAPGTGKSHLVTALGRKACRNGYDVRFYRVADLVELLEKSWREGRYQQFRNKFNKVSMIILDEMGYVPFSKDGAELLFQLISDWYEQRSLVITSNLEFSQWNKIFVDARLTAALVDRIIHHAHILSFTGDSHRVKHALFSTFCLQNTHVLVISDNRLVSFNKVVP
- a CDS encoding sigma-w pathway protein ysdB, whose amino-acid sequence is MVVLLFRLLILIAFILVVYTIIQYFRNPGRKLQIAKAANTFYMVDDQGNSKKNIQFVYKGCLFEGEKYIGATEEAFEVVDIHIFARDTDELEGITRDDLYFIEKELLMRYPYAAITWKYPINKLVLTTIE
- a CDS encoding dUTP diphosphatase, translating into MDYSELYTMQKQLDAYIENEHGLMNEDVFREKYLALLVELGELANETRCFKFWSTKPRNKQSVILEEYVDGLHFILSLGLEKGFHYSSNSIPRSEKDETGQFNLVYDSCVAFYRNPLEENYKKLFEHFLQLGVLLGFDEEAVKDAYMSKNEINYERQDQGY